The segment ATCAATTTTTACAAAGTAACGAAGCGATGGCTGTCTTTCAAAAGTATGGCTTTAAAGGAGCGTCTGAATAAATGCAGACTGATTTCTGGGCTCCCGTGAAGCTATCGATTGAGATTGCCTTTGTCGCAGGTATGATTGCGATCATCGCAGGGATTTTGCTTGGCAAATGGATGGCTACTCGCCATTTTAAAGGAAGGCTACTACTTGAAACGATATTGCTACTGCCATTAGTATTGCCCCCTACAGTTGTAGGCTTTTTGCTGATTATGATATTTGGCAAAAATAGTATCTTCGGTCATCTGATTATCTGGCTTTTTCAGCAGCCTGTGATGTTTACATGGTGGGCTGCTGTTATTGCCTCCACCATTGTCGCCTTTCCATTAATGTATCAATCGGCTAAAACCGGCTTTGCCTCTGTCGATCAAGATATTGAAAATGCAGCACGTATAGATGGTGCTAATGAATGGCAGGTTTTTCTCTATATATCCGTGCCGCTTGCATTGAAGGCACTTATTTCAGGAGGCATCTTAAGCTTTACACGAGCTTTAGGCGAGTTTGGAGCAACATTAATGTTTGCTGGCAATATTCCCGGCAAAACACAAACAACGCCCCTTGCGATTTATATGGCGATTGATGCAGGCAATATGTCGCTTGCTTGGGCGTGGGTGCTATGCATGATCGGTATTTCATTTTTAATGCTCCTTAGCATTCATCTTCTAAAAATTTAAAAAGGTAGTTGGCATGTGGGCAGCCAGCTACCTTTTCTCTGCTCCGCGAGTATTGACGCCAAATTCGCGGGTATTCTCTTCATCTTATTATATTATCCTCCGCTAATGGGTGGGATAAAGGCTACTGTATCGCCTGCTTGAATACGTGTTGTATCTGTTGCAAATTCTTCATTAATGGCTGTCATCATCTGCTGTAGTGAAAGCTCAGAATAGTGCTTTTCCATCCATTCCTTTAACTGTGCAACCGTTATATCTGACAGCGCTACTGTTAATTTCGACTCGCCAACCGCTTCCTGTAAATGTGCAAATAATAGTATATGAATCATGCTAATCCTCCTTGTCAATAGATGGCTGCCCCTGAGGATAGGGGATATTTTCTAATTGATCGCCAATCCATTCACTACCATCCTCCCAAAATTCCTTTTTCCAAATCGGTACAATTTGCTTAATACGATCAATGACATATTCATTTGCCTGATAAGCCATTTTACGATGGGGAGATGACACAGCAATAACGACCGCAATATCAGAAATTGCTAAATGTCCAACGCGGTGCGTAATCGCCACCTTTGCTTCTGGCCAGCGCTCATGCACTTCTTTTGCAATCTGTTCAAACATTTTCACTGCCATGGCTGGATAGGCTTGATACTCTAAATGCAATGTTTTTTTGCCATTTGTCAGCTCTCTTACTGTGCCAATAAATAGCGTAATCGCCCCTGCATTGCGGCTAACCACCTTTTGGCGTACTGCCTCCACATCAATTGGTTTTTCTGTTATATCAAACAATCATTTTCCCCTCATTTCTGTCCATAAAAATTCCATATACTGTGCTTGGTCATCTATCGCAAAAGCTGGAATCGCTAGTGACGTATCCAATGTACAACCCTGCCAATAGAGCACACAGAGAATATTTGACACTTGTTGCAATAAGGCTTGATCCTCTGTTGTACGTAAGAGTACAACCTTTGGATACTGTTCATTTTTATAGCCCTCAACCAATATCAAATCCATTGGCAAGTCGGCATAAATCGCTACTATATCCGCAAGCTGCCAGCTATTTTGATGAATGCTTAATCGCAATGTTCCGCCGCCCTCTACTGCTGTGACGCTTGCCCCTGCCTGCTCATGGCGAAGGCTATCTTTCGTTGCTTCAATCGTGGGAATACCACCATGTCCATGATGCTTAATCGTTCCTACACGTAGCCCCTTCACTGTCACATGTGCAATTAATTGCTCCATCAATGTCGTTTTCCCGCTATTTTGATAGCCTACGATTTGGAGGATTTTTTGAGATTGTCCCATGGCCATTCACTTCCCTGTAAATCTTCTAGCAATAAAACAGCCACCTGCATGCCCTTTTCATAGCCACGTGAGCCGCCCGGTAACATAATAAAGGCATTGGCTGCTGCTAGAGAAGACACAGCGCTTGATTTATCAAAGCCAGATGGCACGGCAATAAGCTGCCCCTTCTCGTAGAAGGCACTTGCTCGCACAAAGCGTGTAAATGGATTAGGCTTAGTAAAATCTGCCCCTAGTATTGCTTGTTCTCTACGTAAATGTGGCTGTGGATTACCAAAGGCACTACGAATAATCGGACGTACAAAAAGCTCAAAGCCAACATAACACGCTGATGGATTGCCAGAAAGCCCAAATAATAATTGTCCATTGCGAGCAGCTACCGTTGTGACACTGCCTGGACGCATGGCTACTTTATTAAACAAGACATCCGCTTGAATGGCTTGATAGATGGCAGGCAAATAATCATAATCACCTACCGATACCCCACCTGTTGTTAGTAAAATATCCACTTCCTGCAATGCTTTGCTAACGATTTCAATGCATAAATCAAGGTCATCACTAAGCTTGCCAAAGTATTGCACATCCGCTCCTGCCCGCTCAATTTGGGCCATCACCATATAGGCATTACTATTACGAATTTTACCTGGTTGCAACGCTTCCTCTGGCTCTAGTAACTCACTGCCTGTGGCAATAACACCGACTATTACTTTACGGAACACAGGCACTTGCTGGTAGCCAAATGTGGCAAGTAACGCCATGACACCTGGATTGATGTATTGCCCTGCTGTTATAAGCGTTGTGCCTTGCCTTACATCTTCGCCCTTATAGGAAATATTCGTTCCTGCTGCAAAGGAACGTTTAATGGACATATAGGTTTGATGATTTTCCTCAAATGTTTGGGTTAATTCCAGCATGACAACGGCATCACAGCCCTTTGGAATAGGCGCACCTGTCATAATCCGTACCGCTTGTCGGTAGCCAACAACCTCCTCATGCACAAAGCCAGCCCCAATTTCCCCTACAACCTGAAAACGAATAGGATGCTCGGATGAAGCCTCTTGACTATCCATGGAGCGGATTGCATAGCCATCATAGGGTGAACGGTCAAAGGCTGGTACATCATGATCTGCTACCATATCCTCTGCAATAAAACGTCCATATGCCTGTGTTAGTGGCACAAGCTCTTTTTTGGCTGGAAAGGCATAATCCATCACACGTTGCACAGCCTCATCTACAGCAATCGGTTTTCTTTTTTCTACCATTTCATCCACTCCCTTAGCCTAATAAACGATAGTAAATGCTTTTCGC is part of the Lysinibacillus sp. FSL K6-0232 genome and harbors:
- the mobB gene encoding molybdopterin-guanine dinucleotide biosynthesis protein B, producing MAMGQSQKILQIVGYQNSGKTTLMEQLIAHVTVKGLRVGTIKHHGHGGIPTIEATKDSLRHEQAGASVTAVEGGGTLRLSIHQNSWQLADIVAIYADLPMDLILVEGYKNEQYPKVVLLRTTEDQALLQQVSNILCVLYWQGCTLDTSLAIPAFAIDDQAQYMEFLWTEMRGK
- a CDS encoding molybdopterin molybdotransferase MoeA is translated as MVEKRKPIAVDEAVQRVMDYAFPAKKELVPLTQAYGRFIAEDMVADHDVPAFDRSPYDGYAIRSMDSQEASSEHPIRFQVVGEIGAGFVHEEVVGYRQAVRIMTGAPIPKGCDAVVMLELTQTFEENHQTYMSIKRSFAAGTNISYKGEDVRQGTTLITAGQYINPGVMALLATFGYQQVPVFRKVIVGVIATGSELLEPEEALQPGKIRNSNAYMVMAQIERAGADVQYFGKLSDDLDLCIEIVSKALQEVDILLTTGGVSVGDYDYLPAIYQAIQADVLFNKVAMRPGSVTTVAARNGQLLFGLSGNPSACYVGFELFVRPIIRSAFGNPQPHLRREQAILGADFTKPNPFTRFVRASAFYEKGQLIAVPSGFDKSSAVSSLAAANAFIMLPGGSRGYEKGMQVAVLLLEDLQGSEWPWDNLKKSSKS
- a CDS encoding molybdenum cofactor biosynthesis protein MoaE, whose amino-acid sequence is MFDITEKPIDVEAVRQKVVSRNAGAITLFIGTVRELTNGKKTLHLEYQAYPAMAVKMFEQIAKEVHERWPEAKVAITHRVGHLAISDIAVVIAVSSPHRKMAYQANEYVIDRIKQIVPIWKKEFWEDGSEWIGDQLENIPYPQGQPSIDKED
- the moaD gene encoding molybdopterin converting factor subunit 1; this encodes MIHILLFAHLQEAVGESKLTVALSDITVAQLKEWMEKHYSELSLQQMMTAINEEFATDTTRIQAGDTVAFIPPISGG
- the modB gene encoding molybdate ABC transporter permease subunit, which gives rise to MQTDFWAPVKLSIEIAFVAGMIAIIAGILLGKWMATRHFKGRLLLETILLLPLVLPPTVVGFLLIMIFGKNSIFGHLIIWLFQQPVMFTWWAAVIASTIVAFPLMYQSAKTGFASVDQDIENAARIDGANEWQVFLYISVPLALKALISGGILSFTRALGEFGATLMFAGNIPGKTQTTPLAIYMAIDAGNMSLAWAWVLCMIGISFLMLLSIHLLKI